A window of Selenomonas ruminantium subsp. lactilytica TAM6421 contains these coding sequences:
- a CDS encoding bifunctional ADP-dependent NAD(P)H-hydrate dehydratase/NAD(P)H-hydrate epimerase → MKIAVSEEMRNIDRLAAEEYGLPELLLMESAGHRIAQAMEHLLGEVAGKTICVLAGSGNNGGDAFAAARYLTNMGAKIKIFLTCEPAHLKTASSRMKKASDKMGIEVHGLEEDRDWNRLHVALKFADGIVDGILGTGFNGELKKKVLRLIEEVNEAGKKVLSVDIPSGVEADTGKVSTVAIMANMTLTLGLPKVGHLLSPGADMTGQLIVDDIGIPQNLLQSKQIRQALLDDKLAVTLLPLRGKAVHKGDCGKILVVAGSLGMTGAAALAATAALRAGAGIVTLAVPASLQPVLAGQLQEVMVQPVAEKTTGAMGGEEALKKLLELAQIHDAVLIGPGMGRSMETQELIRMFVQRVNKPLVMDADALFAFNSQPDDLSKLPQVPVLTPHLGEMAALLGVTVPELRESLLPIVREAAAEYQCILVVKSECTLVAYPDGMIFLSSQGNPGMATAGSGDVLAGTITGLMKQTESGLAPLAGVYLHGRAGDIAYGEKGESLLAGDIRENLAQALKGLRKKQLTGQS, encoded by the coding sequence ATGAAGATAGCAGTAAGTGAAGAAATGCGTAATATCGATCGATTGGCTGCCGAGGAATACGGTCTGCCGGAACTCCTGCTGATGGAAAGTGCCGGTCATCGTATTGCTCAGGCCATGGAGCATCTGTTGGGCGAAGTGGCAGGCAAAACCATCTGTGTATTGGCAGGCAGTGGCAATAACGGTGGAGACGCCTTTGCCGCCGCCCGCTATCTGACCAATATGGGGGCGAAGATCAAGATCTTTTTGACCTGTGAACCGGCGCATCTGAAGACTGCTTCATCCCGCATGAAAAAGGCCAGTGACAAAATGGGCATCGAAGTCCATGGTCTGGAAGAAGACCGGGATTGGAATCGCCTGCATGTAGCGCTGAAATTTGCCGATGGCATCGTGGATGGTATTTTAGGTACGGGCTTCAATGGTGAGTTGAAGAAGAAAGTCCTGCGTCTGATTGAAGAAGTCAATGAAGCCGGCAAAAAGGTACTGTCTGTGGATATTCCCAGTGGTGTGGAGGCTGATACAGGCAAGGTCTCTACGGTAGCGATTATGGCGAATATGACACTGACACTGGGGCTGCCCAAAGTTGGTCATTTGCTGAGTCCCGGTGCGGATATGACCGGCCAGTTGATTGTTGATGATATCGGCATTCCGCAGAATCTGCTGCAAAGCAAGCAGATCCGGCAGGCATTGCTGGATGATAAACTGGCGGTGACATTACTGCCCTTGCGTGGGAAAGCGGTGCATAAGGGAGATTGCGGCAAAATCCTCGTGGTGGCCGGGTCACTGGGGATGACCGGCGCGGCAGCTTTGGCCGCGACAGCCGCTTTGCGTGCCGGTGCGGGGATTGTCACGTTGGCCGTGCCAGCATCGTTACAGCCTGTACTGGCTGGTCAGCTGCAGGAAGTCATGGTGCAGCCCGTGGCGGAAAAGACCACGGGAGCAATGGGCGGTGAAGAGGCGTTGAAGAAACTGCTGGAACTGGCGCAGATACATGATGCCGTGTTGATTGGCCCGGGAATGGGGCGCAGCATGGAAACGCAGGAACTGATCCGCATGTTCGTGCAGCGTGTCAATAAGCCATTGGTCATGGATGCGGATGCGCTCTTTGCCTTTAACAGCCAACCGGATGATTTGAGCAAATTGCCGCAGGTGCCGGTACTCACACCGCATTTAGGGGAAATGGCAGCTCTTTTGGGCGTAACTGTGCCGGAACTGCGGGAGTCGCTTCTGCCCATTGTCCGTGAGGCTGCGGCAGAATATCAGTGCATCCTGGTGGTCAAGAGTGAATGTACGCTGGTGGCTTATCCGGATGGCATGATCTTTTTGTCTTCCCAGGGGAATCCCGGCATGGCAACAGCTGGCAGCGGTGATGTGCTGGCCGGTACCATTACGGGACTGATGAAGCAGACGGAGAGCGGTTTGGCACCGTTGGCAGGTGTTTACCTGCATGGCCGGGCAGGCGATATTGCCTATGGCGAAAAGGGGGAATCCCTGCTTGCCGGTGATATCCGGGAAAATCTAGCCCAGGCATTGAAAGGATTACGGAAAAAACAGTTGACTGGTCAATCCTGA
- the acpS gene encoding holo-ACP synthase, which produces MITGIGMDIVEVSRVKKAIISDHFVTRVFTPAEIEYCRSRGQQAAQSFAARFAAKEAIMKAFGTGLRGGKLTDMEILPDELGCPQTRLTGYFADLARTKGVKNIWLSLTHTKEYGAAQCVMEA; this is translated from the coding sequence TTGATTACAGGAATTGGTATGGATATAGTAGAAGTCAGCCGGGTGAAAAAGGCGATCATAAGTGATCACTTTGTCACCCGGGTGTTTACCCCGGCAGAGATCGAGTATTGCCGCAGTCGTGGACAACAGGCAGCACAGAGCTTTGCTGCCCGTTTTGCGGCCAAAGAAGCGATTATGAAGGCTTTTGGGACAGGCTTGCGCGGTGGGAAACTCACGGATATGGAAATCCTGCCGGATGAGTTGGGATGTCCCCAGACTCGACTGACCGGTTATTTTGCAGATCTGGCCCGGACGAAGGGCGTAAAGAATATTTGGCTGTCCCTGACGCATACAAAAGAGTATGGGGCAGCGCAATGTGTGATGGAGGCATAA
- a CDS encoding flagellar motor protein MotB, with translation MARKKHHPPHEEHEGEPWLLPYSDLMTLLLALFIALFAISQTDQKKMSELAQAFTAAFNMGGPSFFDKAGPNVGRRAEMPSDEDLGNSAYFAENSQLEEVQKKMQEYIEENHLEDQLSTEMAEEGLMIRIKERALFPSGSAQLVGQAQSIVPVVAGMLASLPERVVISGHTDNVPINTAQYPSNWELSSSRAMNLMKAVLAAEKSLNPARFSAIGYSEYRPIADNKTDAGRQQNRRVEIFIARNYRFNPNEPAGGKVTKPDTGADGMPTNNSGPATPSTDGAASSRMATTSM, from the coding sequence ATGGCTAGAAAGAAACATCATCCGCCTCACGAAGAACATGAAGGTGAGCCCTGGCTCCTGCCGTATTCTGACTTGATGACGTTGCTCCTGGCCCTCTTTATCGCCCTCTTTGCTATTTCCCAGACGGACCAGAAGAAGATGTCGGAACTGGCGCAGGCATTCACGGCAGCTTTCAATATGGGCGGTCCCTCCTTCTTCGATAAGGCAGGCCCCAATGTAGGCCGCCGGGCTGAGATGCCGTCGGATGAGGATTTGGGTAATTCGGCTTATTTTGCGGAAAACAGCCAGCTGGAAGAAGTCCAGAAAAAGATGCAGGAATACATTGAAGAAAATCATTTGGAGGATCAGCTCAGTACGGAGATGGCCGAAGAAGGCCTGATGATCCGCATCAAGGAACGGGCGCTGTTCCCCTCGGGTTCTGCCCAGCTGGTGGGACAGGCCCAATCCATTGTTCCCGTAGTGGCCGGTATGCTGGCATCGCTGCCGGAACGGGTGGTCATTTCCGGGCACACGGATAATGTTCCCATCAATACGGCTCAATATCCCTCCAATTGGGAGCTAAGCTCGTCCAGGGCTATGAACCTGATGAAGGCTGTGCTGGCGGCAGAGAAATCGTTGAATCCTGCCCGTTTCAGTGCCATTGGCTATAGCGAATATCGGCCTATTGCCGATAATAAGACCGATGCCGGCAGACAGCAGAATCGCCGGGTAGAGATTTTCATCGCCCGCAATTATCGCTTTAATCCCAATGAGCCTGCAGGCGGCAAGGTCACCAAGCCCGATACGGGCGCCGATGGCATGCCGACGAACAATAGTGGTCCAGCTACTCCCTCCACCGATGGAGCGGCCAGCAGCAGGATGGCAACAACATCTATGTAA
- the motA gene encoding flagellar motor stator protein MotA, which translates to MEISTLIGAVGGLISVFVGMIIKGAPISSLNNPAAFLIIICGTFSCLFTAFNMNQLKNLPKLIKMVFFKPSLHEKSELLGLFIELSQIARREGILALESKVQEIEDPFFRTGLGMVIDGMDPEFVGDVLDAELAVMQERHAEGRAMLEQAGLYAPTLGVLGAVIGLIAALGNLNDVNKLGHAIAAAFVATILGIFTAYVVYLPMANKLKLLSKAEVSEKRMIIEGILSLQAGDSPTAIEAKLMVFIPQSEREGLKKE; encoded by the coding sequence TTGGAAATTTCAACACTTATAGGCGCAGTGGGCGGTCTTATTTCCGTCTTCGTCGGCATGATCATCAAGGGTGCACCTATTAGCTCGCTGAATAACCCGGCAGCATTCCTGATTATTATCTGCGGTACTTTCTCCTGCTTGTTCACAGCATTCAACATGAACCAGCTGAAAAACTTGCCCAAGCTGATCAAGATGGTTTTTTTCAAGCCCTCACTTCATGAGAAGTCAGAGCTTTTGGGCCTGTTTATCGAACTTTCCCAGATTGCCCGCCGTGAAGGCATTCTGGCGCTGGAAAGCAAGGTACAGGAGATTGAAGATCCCTTTTTCCGTACCGGTTTAGGCATGGTCATTGATGGTATGGACCCGGAATTCGTCGGCGATGTATTGGATGCAGAACTGGCGGTCATGCAGGAACGTCATGCAGAAGGCCGTGCCATGTTGGAGCAGGCTGGTCTTTATGCACCTACCCTTGGTGTGTTGGGCGCCGTTATCGGTCTTATCGCTGCTCTTGGTAACTTGAACGACGTTAACAAATTAGGTCATGCAATTGCTGCAGCCTTCGTTGCTACGATTCTTGGTATCTTCACCGCATACGTTGTCTATCTGCCTATGGCTAACAAGCTGAAGCTTTTGTCCAAGGCAGAGGTCAGTGAGAAACGCATGATCATTGAAGGTATCCTCTCCTTGCAGGCCGGTGATTCACCTACGGCAATTGAAGCAAAACTGATGGTATTCATTCCGCAGTCCGAACGTGAAGGTTTGAAGAAGGAGTGA
- a CDS encoding LysR family transcriptional regulator encodes MELRQLEYFQMASRLRNITRAAERLRVSQPNITVAIKKLEAELGIQLFDRSQKQLSLTPEGAVFLNRVELALRNIQDAVLEVNDYKQLQKGTIKIGIPPMMGAYLFPKIFSSFQRRYSHLEIFMHEEGSMSIREQLERDELDFGIIIISGASNHLQLLPMTTDQIVCCVPEDSPLAEKKSISLQDIAEENIIMLKEGSFLRQTILSKMKEENVTPNIVLESNQVVTLKGLVASGVGIAFLLNMVVEDTPGVKAIPLSDPLFVDVGLAWKKDRYISKAAQSFIDFCKDLLKESKANKNK; translated from the coding sequence ATGGAACTTAGACAACTTGAATATTTCCAGATGGCCAGCCGTCTGCGAAATATCACCCGGGCTGCAGAACGCCTTCGCGTGTCCCAGCCCAACATCACCGTAGCGATTAAGAAACTAGAGGCCGAACTGGGAATCCAGCTCTTTGACCGCAGCCAGAAGCAGCTGTCCCTGACGCCGGAAGGTGCCGTCTTTCTCAATCGCGTAGAACTGGCGCTCCGCAATATTCAGGACGCCGTGCTGGAAGTCAACGACTACAAGCAGCTCCAAAAGGGTACCATCAAAATCGGTATCCCTCCCATGATGGGTGCTTACCTCTTCCCCAAGATCTTCTCCAGTTTCCAGCGCCGCTATTCCCATCTGGAAATCTTTATGCACGAAGAAGGCTCCATGTCCATTCGTGAACAGCTGGAACGGGATGAACTGGATTTCGGTATCATCATCATTTCCGGCGCCTCCAATCACCTGCAGCTGCTGCCCATGACCACAGACCAGATTGTCTGCTGTGTGCCGGAGGACAGTCCGCTGGCGGAAAAGAAGAGCATTTCCCTGCAGGATATTGCAGAGGAAAACATCATCATGCTCAAGGAAGGTTCCTTCCTGCGCCAGACCATTCTTTCCAAGATGAAGGAAGAAAATGTTACGCCCAATATCGTATTGGAATCCAATCAGGTCGTCACGTTGAAAGGTCTCGTAGCCAGTGGCGTGGGTATCGCCTTCCTGCTTAACATGGTAGTCGAAGATACACCTGGTGTCAAGGCTATCCCCCTCTCCGATCCTCTCTTTGTCGATGTCGGCTTAGCCTGGAAAAAAGATCGCTACATCTCCAAGGCTGCCCAATCCTTCATCGATTTCTGCAAAGATCTCCTGAAAGAGAGTAAAGCCAACAAGAATAAATAA
- a CDS encoding anaerobic C4-dicarboxylate transporter, whose protein sequence is MEMLVGLVVLLACLIVGVRHGGIGLAVISGIGLIIFTFVFGYKPGNPPIDVMLTILAVVTCAGFLQTSGGLTVMLKYAEIFLRSNPKQVTIFAPLTTWFLTVLCGTGHVVYTMFPIIYDIAIKQNIRPERPMAVASVASQMAICASPVSVAVVSVVSFFAAADFHYSVLQILSVSIPATGFGVLCAALWSYRRGKELADDERFQAFIKDPENRDYVYGDTESLMDKELPATYYRAMYIFFAGILVIACLGNFPDLLPHFKNAKGVMKPISMTIVIQMVMLFVAAMILLSCKIKAKDVGNSQVFRSGIVALVSVYGVAWMASTYFGAHMTFLKESLGAAVTTYPWAYAIIAFLTSKLVNSQAAAIAIVVPLALSVGMDPVMIMSFISACYGYFFLPTYPSDLACIGFDRSGTTRIGKYILNHSFMIPGLIGVATGCCMGFVMAHIVM, encoded by the coding sequence ATGGAAATGTTAGTTGGTCTCGTAGTACTGCTGGCCTGCCTGATTGTCGGCGTCCGTCATGGCGGCATCGGTCTCGCAGTCATCAGTGGTATTGGTCTCATTATCTTCACTTTTGTCTTCGGCTATAAGCCGGGGAACCCGCCTATCGATGTTATGCTCACGATCTTGGCGGTTGTAACCTGCGCCGGTTTCCTGCAGACTTCCGGCGGCTTGACGGTTATGCTGAAATACGCGGAGATTTTTCTGCGCAGCAACCCGAAACAGGTTACGATCTTCGCTCCACTCACTACCTGGTTCTTGACGGTGCTCTGCGGTACTGGTCACGTGGTTTATACCATGTTCCCCATCATCTATGATATCGCTATCAAGCAGAATATCCGTCCGGAGCGTCCTATGGCTGTTGCTTCAGTGGCATCCCAGATGGCTATCTGTGCTTCCCCTGTATCGGTAGCTGTCGTATCCGTCGTTAGCTTCTTTGCTGCGGCTGATTTCCATTATTCTGTTTTGCAGATTTTGTCTGTATCTATCCCTGCAACCGGCTTTGGCGTGCTCTGTGCTGCTCTGTGGTCTTACCGCCGCGGCAAGGAGCTGGCTGATGATGAACGCTTCCAGGCCTTCATCAAGGATCCTGAGAACCGTGACTATGTGTATGGTGACACGGAATCCCTGATGGACAAGGAACTGCCCGCAACTTATTACCGGGCAATGTACATCTTCTTTGCCGGCATCCTCGTCATTGCCTGCCTGGGCAACTTCCCTGATCTGCTGCCGCACTTCAAGAATGCCAAGGGTGTGATGAAACCTATCTCCATGACGATTGTCATCCAGATGGTCATGCTCTTTGTGGCTGCTATGATCCTGCTGAGCTGCAAGATCAAGGCTAAAGACGTGGGTAACAGCCAGGTGTTCCGTTCTGGTATCGTAGCACTCGTATCCGTATACGGCGTTGCTTGGATGGCCAGCACTTACTTTGGTGCACATATGACCTTCCTGAAGGAAAGCCTCGGTGCAGCAGTGACGACTTATCCTTGGGCTTATGCCATCATCGCCTTCCTGACGTCCAAGCTGGTTAACTCTCAGGCAGCTGCCATCGCCATTGTTGTGCCGCTGGCTCTGTCCGTAGGTATGGATCCGGTGATGATCATGTCCTTTATCTCTGCCTGCTATGGTTACTTCTTCCTGCCGACTTATCCCTCCGACCTGGCCTGCATCGGTTTCGACCGTTCTGGTACGACCCGCATCGGCAAGTACATCCTGAATCACAGCTTTATGATTCCGGGCCTTATCGGTGTAGCAACTGGTTGCTGCATGGGCTTTGTTATGGCACATATCGTTATGTAA
- the mce gene encoding methylmalonyl-CoA epimerase has protein sequence MFKVLGVDHIGIAVGDLKEVGSFWGDMLGLPNNGEETVEEQKVTTGFFPTPNGSEIELLAATADDSPIAKFIEKNGGRGGIQHIALRVDNLEAALADLKEKGVRLIDEKPRKGAGGAKIAFVHPKASHGVLLELCQRD, from the coding sequence ATGTTTAAGGTATTAGGTGTAGACCATATTGGTATTGCTGTTGGTGACCTCAAGGAAGTTGGCTCCTTCTGGGGCGATATGCTGGGCCTGCCTAACAACGGTGAGGAAACCGTTGAAGAGCAGAAGGTGACCACGGGTTTCTTCCCGACGCCCAATGGCAGCGAGATCGAACTGCTGGCAGCTACGGCGGATGATTCCCCGATTGCCAAGTTCATCGAAAAGAACGGCGGCCGTGGCGGCATCCAGCACATTGCCCTGCGTGTGGACAACCTCGAAGCAGCTCTGGCGGACCTCAAGGAAAAAGGCGTGCGTCTGATTGACGAAAAGCCCCGCAAGGGTGCCGGCGGCGCCAAGATTGCCTTCGTTCATCCGAAAGCTTCTCATGGCGTGCTGCTCGAACTTTGCCAGCGTGACTGA
- the meaB gene encoding methylmalonyl Co-A mutase-associated GTPase MeaB gives MDIAKELLKGNRLALSKAITAIENEYPEATEIMKEIYPHTGHAYVLGITGPPGAGKSTLTDKITRAYRAQGKTVGIVAVDPTSPFTGGAILGDRIRMNELTLDAGVFIRSMGTRGSLGGLSHKTADAVKAMDAFGKDIIIVETVGVGQSEVDIVKAADTTMVVLIPGMGDDIQAIKAGILEIGDLYCINKSDLDGADKLVREINMMLDLDSFMTDWRPPITKVIASQNEGIEELIGTVEKHRAYIEGNGELTKRRTKRTRDEMLDILNSGINNHVKRQIVDSGRLDAFVEKIRAHDTDPYTVVGNLMDEMLKK, from the coding sequence CGTCTGGCGCTTTCCAAGGCCATTACGGCCATTGAAAACGAATATCCGGAAGCCACGGAAATCATGAAGGAAATCTATCCACATACGGGCCATGCCTATGTATTGGGCATCACGGGGCCGCCGGGAGCCGGCAAGAGCACTCTGACGGACAAGATTACCCGGGCCTATCGTGCCCAGGGCAAGACCGTGGGGATTGTGGCGGTGGACCCCACCAGCCCCTTTACCGGTGGTGCCATCTTAGGCGACCGTATCCGTATGAATGAACTGACACTTGACGCAGGAGTCTTTATCCGCAGCATGGGCACCCGCGGCAGTCTGGGAGGGTTATCCCACAAGACTGCTGATGCCGTAAAGGCCATGGATGCTTTTGGAAAGGACATCATTATTGTCGAGACTGTTGGCGTAGGCCAGTCGGAGGTGGATATTGTCAAAGCCGCCGATACAACGATGGTCGTATTGATTCCCGGCATGGGGGATGATATCCAGGCCATCAAGGCTGGTATCTTAGAGATTGGTGATCTGTACTGCATCAATAAATCTGACCTTGACGGGGCGGACAAATTGGTGCGGGAAATCAATATGATGCTGGATCTGGACAGCTTCATGACGGATTGGCGGCCGCCCATTACCAAGGTGATTGCCAGCCAGAACGAAGGTATTGAAGAGCTTATTGGTACTGTAGAAAAGCACAGGGCGTATATCGAAGGCAACGGTGAACTCACCAAACGCCGCACGAAGCGCACCCGTGATGAGATGCTCGACATTCTGAACAGTGGTATCAACAATCATGTCAAGCGGCAGATCGTTGACAGCGGCCGTTTGGATGCTTTTGTGGAAAAGATTCGCGCCCATGATACCGATCCCTACACAGTGGTGGGGAATCTGATGGACGAGATGCTGAAAAAATAA